From the genome of Haloarcula taiwanensis:
CTCGTCGTTGAGGTTGTCCCGGTCGTCGCCGGCGGCGTCGGCGCGAATCCGGTCGACGACCAGGTCCCCGCTCGTGTTTTCGGCGGGCGTTCCACCGTCAGTCACGACCGGCGTGTCGGCCCGGACCGACACGCCGGCGCGGTAGGTCGCACGCTCCGAGACGGGGTCGGTCGCGCCGGGGGCAATCGGGTCGCCGGCACGCAGCGACAGCGGGTCGGTCGGTGCGGCCCGTTGCGTGCTGACGGTCACGGCGGTCCCGCCGCTTGTCACCACAGTGTCGCCGTGGGTGGCGGTCCAGTACGTCGGCACCGACCGCGCTGCGAGCCGCGCGAGCGTCTCGTTGCTGGGGTGGCCGTACTGGGAGTCGTAGGCGCTCGACACGATGACCGTCCGGGGGTCGGCGGCGTCGAGCAGCGCCCCGCTCGTGCTTGACGCGCTGCCGTGGTGCCCGGCTTTTAGCACGGTGGCCCTGAGCGTTGCTCCGTAGGTGTCGACGAGATACGCCTCCTGCTTGTCCTCCGCATCGCCGGTAAAGAGGAAACTCGTCTCACCGTGCTCGACCCGGAGGACGATGCTGTTCTCGTTTCGGTCCCCGTTTTCGAGGTATGGCTCCGGCGGGCCGAGGACGGTCGTCTCGACGCCAGCGAACCGAATCCGGTCGCCCTCGCGGGTCTCGTACAGCGTCACGTTGTGGGCTTCGACAGCGTCGAGATATCGCTCGTAGGTCTGCGTACTCGCGGCGATACCGGGGTCATACACCGCGCCGACGCCGTTTTTTTCGGTCTCATAGTGCCTGATGACGGCCGCGTTGCCGCCGATGTGGTCGGCGTCGTTGTGTGAGACGACGAAGTGGTCGATTCGGTCAATATCCTGTCGGTCGAGATACTGCAAGACGTGCTCACCGTCGTCAGTGAAGTCCCCGGAATCGATGAGCATCGTCTCGTTGTCGGGACTGATCAAGAGGGTCGCCACCGACTGGCCGACGTTGATGTAATGGACCTCTAGCGTCCCGTTCGCTGCGACCGGCGAGGAGGAGTCCGGCGTCGCTGTCTCGGTTGCGGTCGGCTGGGTCGCGCCGCTGTCCATCCCGTTCGCCACGAACCCGCCACACCCGGCAAGTACCAGCAGTACTGCGACGGCTATTGACGCAACCCCGCGACTCCGTACCATTCCGTCTGTCTACGCGCCCGGGTTATTTGATAGCACTTACCAATTACATGCCGCGAGACAGTGCGTGGCGTCGTGCACCCGGAACAACAGCACGCCGTTCAGTAGTTGGCGGCCTCGGGTGTCTTCGGCGAGTCCGTCGGCCGCAGCAGGTGGACGCGCCCGGCAAGAAACCCCAGCAAAAGGCCGGTGAAATGTGCGATAAGCGCGACGCCGGGGTTCGCGGTGGCAATCGTGATCGCGGCGGCGACGACGCCAGCCAGTGCCAGCTGGACGCGCGGCGCGAGTTCGAATCCGCCGATGACAGTGTCAGTCAGACGATTGGCGGCGAGCAGGTATCCGAAAAGCGCAAACACCGCGCCGCTGGCCCCGAGCACGGAGACGTGACTGACCATCCCGGGGACGAACGGGCCGACGAGGCCAGCTATCGAGACCTGTGAAACTCCGGCGAGTGCGCCGGTCGAGACGAAGAAGGCGTGAAACCGGAGTGGCGAAGTCCGGCGTTCGAGGACAGCGCCAGCGAGCGCCAGCCCGACGGCGTTTGCGAGGAGGTGGGGCAG
Proteins encoded in this window:
- a CDS encoding competence protein gives rise to the protein MVRSRGVASIAVAVLLVLAGCGGFVANGMDSGATQPTATETATPDSSSPVAANGTLEVHYINVGQSVATLLISPDNETMLIDSGDFTDDGEHVLQYLDRQDIDRIDHFVVSHNDADHIGGNAAVIRHYETEKNGVGAVYDPGIAASTQTYERYLDAVEAHNVTLYETREGDRIRFAGVETTVLGPPEPYLENGDRNENSIVLRVEHGETSFLFTGDAEDKQEAYLVDTYGATLRATVLKAGHHGSASSTSGALLDAADPRTVIVSSAYDSQYGHPSNETLARLAARSVPTYWTATHGDTVVTSGGTAVTVSTQRAAPTDPLSLRAGDPIAPGATDPVSERATYRAGVSVRADTPVVTDGGTPAENTSGDLVVDRIRADAAGDDRDNLNDEYVVFRNAGAAPLSIGGWTVADESGRTYAFPEGVTLGPDETVTLHTGSGTDTATDLYWGAGRPVWNNGGDTVTVTDADNETVLERSY
- a CDS encoding rhomboid family intramembrane serine protease encodes the protein MVTLAVICTVFLAQQAVGVVAAPRSLFALSPPLLSRPWTLVTNVYAHAGLPHLLANAVGLALAGAVLERRTSPLRFHAFFVSTGALAGVSQVSIAGLVGPFVPGMVSHVSVLGASGAVFALFGYLLAANRLTDTVIGGFELAPRVQLALAGVVAAAITIATANPGVALIAHFTGLLLGFLAGRVHLLRPTDSPKTPEAANY